The genomic interval CCATCGTTATTGGCCTGTATTTTTGGAATTTGCTTAAAACTCAACATGTCAATAAAATAGCGGTCGATAAAGAATCTAAAAAAGAGTTGGAAAAACTTCAGAAACTGCGAAAGATTGCTCTTACAGAACCTCTTTCTGAAAAAACCAGGCCGACCAAGTTTGAAGAAATTATCGGGCAGGATGAAGGTCTTAAAGTGTTGCGGGCGGCCCTTTGCGGCCCTAACCCTCAGCATGTAATCATTTACGGGCCACCAGGGGTAGGAAAGACAGCAGCTGCCCGCTTGGTCTTAGAGGAGGCGAAAAAGAATCCTAAATCACCTTTTAGAGAAGATGCTAAGTTTGTGGAGATAGACGGGGCCACGGCACGTTTTGACGAAAGGGGTATTGCCGATCCATTGATCGGATCAGTCCATGACCCTATTTATCAGGGAGCCGGTCCCTTAGGTATGGCCGGAATTCCTCAACCCAAGCCCGGTGCCGTGACCAAAGCTCACGGAGGAGTATTGTTCATAGATGAAATTGGAGAACTTCATCCTATTCAAATAAACAAACTTCTTAAGGTTTTAGAGGATCGGAAAGTAATCCTGGAAAGTGCTTATTACAGCTCCGAAGATACAAATATTCCCAACCATATACATGATATCTTTCAAAATGGTCTACCGGCTGATTTCCGGTTAATAGGGGCAACTACCAGGATGCCGGAAGAGATACCCCCGGCTATTCGCTCACGGTGTATGGAAGTGTTTTTTCGCTCCCTGCGGCCGGAAGAGATTGCTATCATAGCCCGTAACGCGGCGGATAAGATGGAGTTTTCCATCGAAGATAAAGGTGTAGAAGTAATTAGTAAATATGCTACCAACGGACGTGAGGCGGTGAATATTGTTCAAATTGCCGGTGGGATAGCTCTGACTCAAGGTAGAAGTTATATAAGCACCGAAGACATCGAGTGGGTTGTTAACAGTGGCCAGTACTTGCCTAGGCCAGATAAAAAGATTCCCAGCCAACCTCAGGTTGGATTAGTCAACGGGCTAGCTGTTTATGGCCCTAACATGGGTACGTTGGTAGAACTGGAAGCCTCGGTAATACCGGTAGCCAAGGGAAGAGGGCAGGTAGTGGTTACTGGTGTGGTAGAAGAAGAAGAAATGGGTGGTAGTAGCGGCAGAAAGATGCGACGGAAAAGTATGGCCAAAGAATCGGTAGAAAATGTGATTACAGTACTGCGTCGTCATTTCGACGTTGACCCCAGGGATTATGATATTCACATCAATTTCCCCGGCGGTATTCCCATTGACGGTCCGTCAGCAGGGGTCGCCATAGCTACTGCTATTTATTCGGCAATAACCGATGTTCCGGTGGACAACACAGTAGCCATGACCGGGGAAATTTCTATCCGGGGTAACGTGAAACCGGTAGGAGGTATAGTGGCCAAAGTAGAAGCCGCCCGGCTGGCGGGTGTGAAAAAAGTAATCATTCCCCAAGAGAACTGGCAGGAAATTTTTCGTGAATTAAATGACATCGAAGTAATGCCAGTAGAGAATTTAGAAAAAGCAATTAAACATGCTTTGGTACCCAAAGAGAAAAAGGTTGCCTCCGGTACACTTTCCGGTCAGGTTGACTTATTTACTGCTTCAAGGCTATAATGAAATAAAAAGAGCCCTGTAAAAGGGCTCTTCTTCCATGTGAAGGAGAAAGTATGGAGGGCAAGTGAGCTCGTGCGGCAAGTTGATATAAGAGCGATATAGATGGAGGTGTACGAATGAAAGGAACGGCTGAGTCGCCGCTACGAACGATTCCTTTGTTACCCCTGCGGGGGGTTCTGGTATTTCCGTATATGGTCATTCATCTGGATGTAGGGCGGGAGCGTTCAGTTAAGGCTATTGACCAGGCTATGATTGAAGATAGACAGATATTCCTGGTGATGCAAAAAGAGGCGCAGACTGATGAGCCTACTGAAGAGGACATTTACCGCATAGGTACTATAGCTGAGATCAAGCAACTTCTAAAATTACCCGGTGGAACTATCAGAGTATTAGTAGAAGGGGTCAAGAGAGCTAGAATCAAAAAATATTTGGCTTATGATCCCTATATCAAAGTGGAAGTCGAAGAGCATGTAGAAGACACGGAAATCACTCCGGAGATAGAAGCTCTAATGCGGAACTTGGTGAACCACTTTGAACAATATGTTAAAGTGAGTAAGAAAATACCGCCGGAGACAGTAGTTTCGGTAGTTACTCTTGAGGAACCGGCGCGTCTGGCTGATGTTATTGCCTCTCACCTAGCCTTAAAGCTTACCGATAGACAAGCAGTGCTAGAAGCCCTTGATGTCAAGGAACGGTTGGAGCTTTTAGCCCGCATATTGAGTAAGGAAATGGAAATTCTCGAGTTGGAACGCAAAATCAACATGCGGGTACGTAAACAGATGGAAAAAACCCAGAAAGAATATTATTTGAGGGAACAGTTGAAGGCCATTCAAAAGGAGTTAGGAGAAAAGGACGAAAGGGTTGCGGAAGGAGAGGAACTGCGGGAACGGATTAGAAAAGCAAAGTTGCCGAAAGATATCCGGCAGAAGGCGCTGAAAGAAGTTGAACGACTGGAAAAGATGCCACCTATGGTAGCTGAGGCTACAGTGGTAAGAAATTACCTTGACTGGTTACTGGCTCTTCCTTGGAATAAAGAAACCAGAGACCGGTTAGATATAGGCGTTGCCGAAGAGATCTTAGACGAAGACCACTACGGGCTCCGGGAAGTGAAAGATAGAATTCTGGAGTACCTGGCCATAAGGAAACTTGCCAAGAAGATGAAAGGCCCTATTCTGTGCTTTGTAGGGCCTCCAGGAGTGGGCAAAACGTCTTTGGCCAAATCTATTGCTCGAGCCTTGCAGCGTAAATTTGTCCGCATGTCCTTGGGCGGGGTGCGGGACGAAGCAGAAATTCGGGGTCACCGCCGTACCTACGTGGGAGCAATGCCGGGAAGAATTATTCAGGGGATACGGCAGGCAGGTTCCAAGAATCCGGTATTTCTGCTGGATGAGATTGACAAAATGAGTATGGATTTCCGCGGAGATCCCTCGGCGGCTCTACTGGAAGTACTAGATCCGGAACAAAATAGCAGTTTTAGTGACCATTATATTGAGGTGCCTTTCGACCTTTCTAAAGTACTGTTCATTACAACGGCCAATGTTCAATATTCTATTCCCCGTCCCCTACTGGACCGGATGGAAGTAATTTATATCTCAGGGTACACAGAGGAAGAAAAAGTAAAAATAGCCCAAAACTATTTATTGCCCAAACAGCTTAAAGAACATGGACTAAAATCTAAACAACTGCAACTGTCGGAAAATGCTATCCGGAGGATAATACGGGAATATACTCGGGAAGCAGGAGTAAGGAATCTAGAAAGACAAATTGCTACCATCTGTCGTAAGACCGCTAGGGACATTGTGGCGGGGAAGACAGAACGGGTTACGGTTAACATGAAAAACCTAGAAAGTTTCTTGGGTATACCTCGTTATCGTTATGGAGCAGCAGAAAAGGAAAATGAAGTAGGAGTGGCTACTGGACTTGCCTGGACCCAAACCGGGGGCGACGTTCTCAGTGTGGAGGCTACTATTCTGAAAGGTAAAGGTGGTCTTACTTTGACCGGCAAACTGGGGGAGGTAATGAAAGAATCGGCTCAAGCTGGTTTCAGCTACATTCGTTCCAAAGCTGGCGACCTAAATATAGAAGAGGGTTTTCATGAGAAATACGATATTCACATTCATGTTCCCGAGGGAGCTATTCCTAAAGATGGACCTTCGGCGGGAATTACTATGGCTACAGCGTTGGCTTCCGCCCTGACTGGCCGGCCGGTTCGAAGAGATGTGGCTATGACGGGTGAGATAACCTTACGAGGCAGGGTACTGCCGGTAGGAGGAATCAAAGAGAAGGTGCTGGCTGCTCACCGGGCCGGAATTAAAACTATTATCTTACCCCGTGAGAATGAGAAACAGTTGGAAGAAATTCCGCCGCATGTCAGGAGGAAATTGCGCTTTGTTCTGGTAGAGCATATGGATGAAGTTTTATCAACAGCTTTGGTGCAGGAGGAAGCATGAGGATACAGCAGGCTGAATTTGTTACTTCGGCCATGCGACGGGAACAGCTTCCCCGGGAAGAACTCCCGGAAATAGCCCTGGTAGGCCGGTCCAACGTTGGCAAATCATCGCTAATTAATAAAATATGTAACCGCACCGGGTTGGCCCGGGTAAGTCGGCATCCGGGAAGAACGAGGACCAT from Calderihabitans maritimus carries:
- the lonB gene encoding ATP-dependent protease LonB, with the protein product MLDYAAGIGGFLGFVQIFFAIVIGLYFWNLLKTQHVNKIAVDKESKKELEKLQKLRKIALTEPLSEKTRPTKFEEIIGQDEGLKVLRAALCGPNPQHVIIYGPPGVGKTAAARLVLEEAKKNPKSPFREDAKFVEIDGATARFDERGIADPLIGSVHDPIYQGAGPLGMAGIPQPKPGAVTKAHGGVLFIDEIGELHPIQINKLLKVLEDRKVILESAYYSSEDTNIPNHIHDIFQNGLPADFRLIGATTRMPEEIPPAIRSRCMEVFFRSLRPEEIAIIARNAADKMEFSIEDKGVEVISKYATNGREAVNIVQIAGGIALTQGRSYISTEDIEWVVNSGQYLPRPDKKIPSQPQVGLVNGLAVYGPNMGTLVELEASVIPVAKGRGQVVVTGVVEEEEMGGSSGRKMRRKSMAKESVENVITVLRRHFDVDPRDYDIHINFPGGIPIDGPSAGVAIATAIYSAITDVPVDNTVAMTGEISIRGNVKPVGGIVAKVEAARLAGVKKVIIPQENWQEIFRELNDIEVMPVENLEKAIKHALVPKEKKVASGTLSGQVDLFTASRL
- the lon gene encoding endopeptidase La; translated protein: MKGTAESPLRTIPLLPLRGVLVFPYMVIHLDVGRERSVKAIDQAMIEDRQIFLVMQKEAQTDEPTEEDIYRIGTIAEIKQLLKLPGGTIRVLVEGVKRARIKKYLAYDPYIKVEVEEHVEDTEITPEIEALMRNLVNHFEQYVKVSKKIPPETVVSVVTLEEPARLADVIASHLALKLTDRQAVLEALDVKERLELLARILSKEMEILELERKINMRVRKQMEKTQKEYYLREQLKAIQKELGEKDERVAEGEELRERIRKAKLPKDIRQKALKEVERLEKMPPMVAEATVVRNYLDWLLALPWNKETRDRLDIGVAEEILDEDHYGLREVKDRILEYLAIRKLAKKMKGPILCFVGPPGVGKTSLAKSIARALQRKFVRMSLGGVRDEAEIRGHRRTYVGAMPGRIIQGIRQAGSKNPVFLLDEIDKMSMDFRGDPSAALLEVLDPEQNSSFSDHYIEVPFDLSKVLFITTANVQYSIPRPLLDRMEVIYISGYTEEEKVKIAQNYLLPKQLKEHGLKSKQLQLSENAIRRIIREYTREAGVRNLERQIATICRKTARDIVAGKTERVTVNMKNLESFLGIPRYRYGAAEKENEVGVATGLAWTQTGGDVLSVEATILKGKGGLTLTGKLGEVMKESAQAGFSYIRSKAGDLNIEEGFHEKYDIHIHVPEGAIPKDGPSAGITMATALASALTGRPVRRDVAMTGEITLRGRVLPVGGIKEKVLAAHRAGIKTIILPRENEKQLEEIPPHVRRKLRFVLVEHMDEVLSTALVQEEA